The Acanthopagrus latus isolate v.2019 chromosome 13, fAcaLat1.1, whole genome shotgun sequence genome contains a region encoding:
- the LOC119030789 gene encoding histone H3, translated as MARTKQTARKSTGGKAPRKQLATKAARKSAPATGGVKKPHRYRPGTVALREIRRYQKSTELLIRKLPFQRLVREIAQDFKTDLRFQSSAVMALQESSEAYLVGLFEDTNLCAIHAKRVTIMPKDIQLARRIRGERA; from the coding sequence ATGGCCAGGACCAAGCAGACTGCCCGTAAATCCACCGGAGGCAAAGCTCCCAGGAAGCAGCTGGCCACCAAGGCTGCCCGCAAGAGCGCACCGGCCACCGGTGGAGTGAAGAAGCCTCATCGTTACAGGCCCGGTACTGTGGCTCTCAGGGAGATCCGTCGCTACCAGAAATCTACCGAGTTGCTCATCCGCAAGCTCCCTTTCCAGCGCCTGGTCAGGGAGATCGCTCAGGACTTCAAGACTGACCTGCGATTCCAGAGCTCCGCCGTCATGGCTCTGCAGGAGTCCAGCGAGGCCTACCTGGTCGGCCTCTTCGAGGACACTAACCTGTGCGCCATCCACGCCAAGAGGGTCACCATCATGCCCAAAGACATCCAGCTGGCCCGCCGCATCCGTGGAGAGCGCGCTTAA
- the LOC119030788 gene encoding cysteine-rich and transmembrane domain-containing protein 1-like, giving the protein MSDQPPPYIPHPPIGPSAPGFPSAFNPQPSAFPASPYQTFPQTSGGDPFYYQGQMGQMGPGHMPNPGPFLVQPGFQGYQSEPPGPCHSWGNPKTYGQPDKNTMFVVDQNCGSNSGGGGAEKSCLAACSAALCCCCLWDLLTHNFC; this is encoded by the exons atGAGTGACCAGCCTCCTCCATACATACCTCACCCCCCCATTGGCCCCTCGGCTCCTGGCTTCCCCTCAG ccttcAACCCTCAGCCTTCAGCCTTCCCTGCCTCGCCTTACCAG ACCTTCCCTCAGACATCCGGAGGAGACCCTTTCTACTATCAGGGGCAGATGGGGCAGATGGGGCCGGGGCATATGCCAAACCCAGGGCCCTTCCTGGTTCAGCCAGGTTTCCAAGGGTACCAGAGTGAGCCCCCTGGGCCCTGCCACAGCTGGGGCAACCCAAAGACGTATGGACAgccagacaaaaacacaa tgttcGTGGTCGATCAGAACTGTGGCAGCaacagtggtggtggtggtgctgagAAATCGTGCCTGGCAGCGTGTTCAGCTgccctgtgctgctgctgcctctgggACCTGTTGACCCACAACttctgctga